Proteins encoded together in one Impatiens glandulifera chromosome 1, dImpGla2.1, whole genome shotgun sequence window:
- the LOC124931455 gene encoding uncharacterized protein LOC124931455, translating into MMQLAPSALIESFQFFTFSLYSFPAAFKLNCIRVSLYSVKMDAFELDSMKTEKAKAMLRFNLLQFIWKTFRLIELCLVVILLSWTSARLPFAIRISTDYFRRLISVLVSPIFVFVLSNAIVFALLFKTGQNPTINNAEPDLYHETELDLDSDQHHHHQQEEEEEENIVYEDKRVIIEAKLEESIKEDKIEIVQPDEKTMMMTKKKLYRRTQSEKLMKENTQTTPKELRRSETEIYERKSDVEAAATVSVVDELSNEEFQKKIEAFIAKQVKFHQEEKSAIVTC; encoded by the coding sequence ATGATGCAATTGGCACCATCTGCCCTAATAGAAAGCTTTCAGTtcttcactttctctctctattcctTTCCTGCTGCATTCAAATTGAACTGTATTCGAGTGAGTCTGTACAGTGTGAAAATGGACGCATTCGAATTGGACAGTATGAAGACGGAGAAAGCGAAAGCTATGTTAAGATTCAATTTACTCCAGTTCATCTGGAAAACTTTTCGATTAATCGAACTCTGCCTTGTTGTAATCCTTCTTTCCTGGACCTCTGCTCGTCTTCCTTTCGCTATCAGGATTTCAACAGACTATTTCCGCCGACTAATTTCAGTTCTGGTAAGCCCtatcttcgtcttcgtcttaaGCAACGCCATTGTCTTCGCGCTTCTCTTTAAAACAGGCCAAAATCCAACTATTAACAATGCCGAACCGGATCTCTATCACGAAACCGAATTAGATCTGGATTCggatcaacatcatcatcatcaacaggaggaggaggaggaagagaaTATTGTTTATGAAGATAAACGAGTGATAATAGAGGCGAAATTAGAAGAATCCATCAAGGAAGACAAAATCGAAATAGTACAACCAGACGagaagacgatgatgatgacgaaGAAGAAACTGTATAGAAGGACTCAGTCTGAGAAATTGATGAAGGAAAATACTCAGACGACGCCTAAGGAACTACGCAGATCGGAGACTGAGATTTACGAACGGAAGAGCGACGTTGAGGCGGCGGCGACGGTTTCTGTGGTGGACGAATTGAGTAACGAGGAATTCCAGAAGAAGATCGAGGCGTTCATTGCTAAACAGGTCAAATTTCATCAAGAAGAGAAATCAGCTATCGTAACATGTTGA